In Sulfitobacter sp. W027, a single window of DNA contains:
- a CDS encoding multidrug effflux MFS transporter, which yields MGRIEFVGLIAMMTATIAFSIDAMLPALPEIAAELSPELAHRAPLILTAFVLGMGLGTFFSGPLSDAFGRRNVVFGGAALYSLSAFVAWMSNSLEVMLVARIFQGLGASGPRVVAVAIIRDLYQGREMARIMSVVMMVFALVPAMAPMLGAGIILTAGWRAIFIAFMAFSIISVIWMGLRLPETLPPESRRPLRARLIIGAVRELVGHPTVRLSILVQSLALAMLFSMIMLVQPIYDTVYGRGESFPLWFGGIAVVAASASLINALLVVRYGMRRLVSIAFGFQILLSGAMYFLNLGALPDPYGFAAFVFFQTCLFFQAGLTLGNLNAIAMEPMGHIAGMAASVVGAISTVLAALIASPVGLMFDGTTKPLALAMLVMAIAAYGMMLNMGRVENRQPAAAE from the coding sequence ATGGGGCGGATCGAATTCGTCGGCCTCATCGCGATGATGACCGCTACCATCGCCTTTTCCATCGATGCAATGCTGCCCGCCCTGCCTGAGATTGCAGCAGAACTCTCGCCCGAACTCGCCCACCGCGCCCCGCTGATCCTCACGGCCTTCGTGCTGGGCATGGGGCTGGGCACGTTCTTTAGCGGGCCGTTGTCGGATGCTTTCGGTCGCCGCAACGTGGTCTTTGGCGGCGCGGCACTCTATTCGCTGTCGGCCTTCGTGGCATGGATGAGCAACTCTCTGGAAGTCATGCTCGTGGCCCGTATTTTTCAAGGGCTCGGCGCCTCCGGCCCCCGCGTGGTGGCCGTGGCAATCATTCGTGACCTCTATCAAGGGCGCGAGATGGCACGGATCATGTCGGTGGTGATGATGGTATTCGCACTGGTGCCGGCAATGGCCCCGATGCTGGGCGCGGGGATCATCCTCACGGCTGGCTGGCGCGCGATCTTTATCGCCTTCATGGCCTTCTCGATCATCTCGGTCATTTGGATGGGCCTGCGCCTGCCCGAAACACTGCCGCCAGAAAGCCGCCGCCCCCTGCGCGCACGGTTGATCATTGGCGCAGTACGTGAGTTAGTCGGACACCCCACGGTACGCCTGTCGATCCTCGTGCAATCGCTGGCCTTGGCGATGCTGTTTTCGATGATCATGCTGGTACAGCCGATCTATGACACCGTCTATGGTCGGGGAGAGAGCTTCCCGCTGTGGTTCGGGGGCATCGCCGTTGTGGCGGCCAGCGCCAGCCTGATCAATGCGCTGCTGGTGGTGCGCTATGGCATGCGCCGATTGGTGAGCATCGCCTTTGGCTTTCAAATTCTGCTGTCAGGGGCCATGTATTTCCTGAACCTCGGCGCCCTGCCCGACCCTTACGGCTTTGCCGCCTTCGTCTTCTTCCAGACCTGCCTGTTCTTCCAAGCGGGGCTGACGTTGGGCAATCTCAACGCCATCGCGATGGAGCCGATGGGCCATATCGCGGGCATGGCGGCCTCTGTCGTAGGCGCGATCTCGACAGTGCTGGCCGCGCTGATTGCCTCCCCCGTGGGGCTGATGTTTGATGGCACGACCAAACCGCTGGCGCTGGCGATGCTTGTTATGGCGATCGCGGCCTATGGGATGATGCTCAACATGGGACGGGTTGAGAACCGGCAACCGGCGGCGGCGGAATAA
- a CDS encoding DsbA family protein: MAEAIKLDIMSDPICPWCYIGKAHLDRALQDQPNHPFAIEWHPFQLNPEMPREGMDRRAYLEGKFGGKEGAVKAYAPVVEHAEKAGLNINFEAMQRTPNTLDAHRLIHWAGIEGRQTAAVSALFKAYFVDARDIGDAEVLADIADSIEMDAAVVARLLKSDVDAQDIRDRDAHSRKMGVNSVPTFIIANAHAVPGAQPPELWAQVIADLTKQQS; the protein is encoded by the coding sequence ATGGCCGAAGCGATCAAACTCGATATCATGTCAGACCCGATCTGCCCGTGGTGCTATATCGGTAAGGCGCATCTGGACCGCGCGTTGCAGGACCAGCCCAATCATCCTTTCGCAATTGAATGGCACCCGTTCCAGCTGAACCCCGAGATGCCGCGCGAGGGGATGGACCGCCGTGCGTATCTCGAAGGCAAATTCGGCGGCAAAGAAGGCGCGGTGAAAGCCTATGCGCCGGTCGTGGAACACGCTGAAAAAGCCGGGCTGAACATCAACTTCGAGGCCATGCAACGCACGCCGAACACGTTGGATGCCCACCGCCTGATCCATTGGGCCGGGATTGAGGGCCGCCAAACCGCCGCCGTCTCCGCCCTTTTCAAAGCCTATTTTGTCGATGCCCGAGACATTGGAGACGCCGAAGTGCTCGCTGATATCGCCGACAGTATCGAAATGGACGCCGCCGTGGTCGCTCGCCTGCTGAAATCCGATGTCGACGCGCAGGACATCCGCGACCGCGATGCCCATAGCCGCAAGATGGGGGTGAACTCCGTGCCGACGTTCATCATCGCCAATGCCCATGCCGTGCCGGGCGCGCAGCCGCCTGAGCTATGGGCGCAGGTCATTGCCGATTTGACCAAGCAACAGAGCTAA
- a CDS encoding helix-turn-helix domain-containing protein codes for MTETPHRSMIQIARESGASETAPPVDLGARVRELRKARNWTLEQAARQAGLARSTLSKIENGLMSPTYDALKKLAVGLEITVPQLFTPPAGEKITGRMAVTRAEEGAAKATGTYEHVLLADALRKKQMLPYRARIRARRMEEFDGWVRHDGEEFLYVLTGMVRLFTEFYEPVDMRRGDSAYYDATMGHNVVSLSDEDATILWVTSLV; via the coding sequence ATGACAGAGACGCCGCACCGTTCCATGATCCAGATCGCCCGCGAAAGCGGCGCAAGCGAGACCGCCCCGCCGGTCGACCTTGGCGCGCGGGTGCGCGAGTTGCGCAAGGCGCGCAATTGGACGTTGGAGCAGGCGGCCCGGCAGGCCGGATTGGCGCGCTCTACGCTTAGCAAGATCGAGAACGGGCTGATGTCGCCCACCTATGACGCGCTGAAAAAGCTCGCCGTGGGGTTGGAAATTACCGTGCCGCAACTGTTTACGCCGCCTGCGGGGGAGAAGATCACCGGGCGCATGGCCGTGACCCGCGCCGAAGAGGGCGCGGCCAAGGCCACCGGCACCTATGAACATGTCCTGCTGGCTGATGCGCTGCGCAAAAAACAGATGCTGCCCTACCGTGCGCGCATCCGAGCGCGTCGAATGGAGGAATTCGACGGCTGGGTGCGCCACGATGGGGAGGAATTCCTCTACGTGCTGACCGGCATGGTGCGGCTCTTTACGGAGTTCTACGAGCCTGTCGACATGCGCCGGGGCGATAGCGCCTATTACGACGCCACCATGGGGCACAATGTCGTCTCGCTCAGCGATGAGGATGCGACGATCCTCTGGGTAACCTCACTGGTCTGA
- a CDS encoding extracellular solute-binding protein has product MYGEPELSADFTALPYVNPEAPKGGEIVLGNTGGFDSLNPFVRKGTAPWQLPHFTHETLMGRSWDEPFALYGLLAESIEVPDDRSWVEFTLREEARFSDGSPVTVEDVIFSFDLLGTEGHPRYHGLRQQIDSIEQTGARSLRMTFNSDNRELALLAGMRPILSKAQWESQDFANAPLTEIPIGTGPYVISDYQAGRHVTLTRNPDYWGAEVPFRRGTHNYDEVKIDFYGDANVLFEAFKAGQISAVREFNAETWATQYDFPAISRGEVVKSSFPHSKPSGMTGFVMNSRRAPFDDWRVRDALISAFNFEYINETLTGGALPRITSYFSNSDLAMRDGPATGRVFDLLADYADTLPPGTVDGYTLPVADGSARNRSGIRAAMQQLNAAGYEAEGGVMRRADGTPLTFTILLSKGSRENLAIAELYTQALKRLGITAQIETVDDAQFVARQNEYDFDMTFFRRALSLSPGTEQRFYWGSEAADLPGTRNLMGVRSPAVDAMIDQMLQARETADFVAATRALDRILTAGRYVIPFWQFDEGLIAHDARMAYPDTIPLYGDGPNFMPEVWWWQPAEGSDQ; this is encoded by the coding sequence ATGTACGGTGAGCCTGAACTGTCTGCCGATTTCACCGCTCTTCCTTACGTAAATCCCGAGGCTCCAAAGGGCGGAGAGATCGTTCTGGGCAATACCGGGGGATTCGACAGCCTTAACCCCTTCGTGCGTAAGGGCACCGCGCCTTGGCAGCTGCCGCATTTCACCCATGAGACCTTGATGGGCCGCTCATGGGACGAACCTTTCGCGCTTTATGGCTTGCTAGCTGAAAGCATTGAGGTACCCGACGACCGTTCATGGGTAGAGTTCACCCTGCGTGAAGAGGCACGGTTTTCCGATGGCAGCCCGGTCACCGTCGAAGATGTGATCTTCTCGTTCGACCTTCTGGGCACCGAGGGCCACCCGCGCTACCACGGGCTGCGCCAGCAAATTGATAGCATAGAGCAGACCGGCGCGCGCAGCCTGCGGATGACCTTCAACAGCGACAACCGTGAGCTTGCCTTGCTGGCTGGGATGCGCCCCATTCTCAGCAAAGCGCAATGGGAAAGTCAGGACTTCGCCAATGCCCCCTTGACCGAAATACCAATAGGAACTGGCCCTTACGTCATCAGCGACTATCAAGCGGGCCGCCATGTCACGCTGACGCGCAATCCTGACTACTGGGGCGCCGAGGTGCCCTTTCGCCGCGGCACGCATAATTATGATGAGGTCAAAATCGACTTCTACGGCGATGCCAATGTGTTGTTCGAGGCATTTAAAGCTGGCCAAATTTCGGCCGTGCGCGAATTCAACGCCGAGACTTGGGCCACACAATATGACTTCCCGGCGATCAGCCGGGGCGAGGTGGTAAAATCCAGCTTTCCGCACAGCAAACCCTCGGGCATGACGGGCTTTGTGATGAATTCCCGCCGCGCGCCCTTTGACGATTGGCGGGTGCGCGACGCGCTGATCTCCGCCTTCAACTTCGAGTATATCAACGAAACGCTGACTGGCGGCGCCCTGCCCCGGATCACCTCTTATTTCTCCAACTCCGACCTTGCCATGCGCGATGGACCGGCGACAGGCCGCGTCTTCGATTTGCTGGCCGATTACGCCGACACCCTGCCGCCGGGCACGGTGGACGGCTATACGCTGCCCGTGGCCGACGGCTCTGCCCGCAACCGATCAGGCATTCGCGCGGCGATGCAGCAACTCAACGCTGCGGGTTATGAAGCTGAGGGCGGCGTCATGCGCCGCGCGGATGGCACGCCGCTGACATTCACCATTCTTCTGTCCAAAGGCAGCCGTGAAAACCTAGCAATTGCAGAGCTTTACACGCAGGCGCTAAAGCGGCTTGGGATCACGGCGCAGATTGAAACAGTTGATGATGCGCAGTTCGTGGCGCGGCAGAACGAATATGACTTCGACATGACCTTCTTCCGACGCGCCCTATCGCTCAGCCCCGGCACGGAGCAGCGTTTCTATTGGGGGTCAGAGGCCGCCGATCTGCCCGGCACGCGCAACCTCATGGGCGTGCGCTCTCCCGCCGTCGATGCGATGATCGATCAGATGCTGCAAGCGCGTGAGACGGCGGATTTCGTCGCCGCCACCCGCGCGCTGGACCGTATCCTCACCGCTGGGCGCTATGTCATTCCCTTCTGGCAGTTCGACGAGGGGCTGATCGCCCATGACGCGCGCATGGCATACCCCGACACGATCCCGCTTTACGGCGACGGGCCGAACTTCATGCCCGAGGTTTGGTGGTGGCAACCGGCCGAAGGCTCAGACCAGTGA
- a CDS encoding 3-hydroxybutyrate dehydrogenase: protein MAFTIDLSGKTAVITGSNSGIGLGIAWELARAGADIVLNSFTDDEADHALAQKMAEECNITARYIKADMSKGAECRRLIAEAGSCDILVNNAGIQHVAPIPEFPAEKWDAIIAINLSSAFHTTAEALPMMRKAGWGRVINIASAHGLTASPYKSAYIAAKHGIVGLSKTTALETAKEPITCNAICPGYVLTPIVEKQIPDTMKEYDMSREEVIEQVMLTRQPSREFATVEQMGGTATFLCSDAAAQITGTTISVDGGWTAL, encoded by the coding sequence ATGGCTTTCACAATCGACCTGTCCGGCAAGACTGCGGTGATCACCGGATCGAATTCTGGAATCGGACTGGGCATCGCCTGGGAACTGGCGCGGGCCGGGGCCGATATCGTGTTGAACTCTTTTACCGATGACGAGGCGGATCATGCGTTGGCGCAGAAGATGGCCGAGGAATGCAATATAACCGCCCGGTACATCAAGGCCGATATGTCCAAGGGGGCGGAGTGTCGGCGTTTGATCGCCGAAGCCGGGTCTTGCGACATTCTGGTGAACAACGCAGGCATCCAACATGTCGCTCCGATCCCTGAGTTTCCGGCCGAGAAATGGGATGCGATCATCGCGATTAACCTGTCGTCGGCCTTTCACACCACTGCCGAAGCGCTGCCGATGATGCGCAAAGCGGGCTGGGGGCGGGTGATCAACATCGCCTCGGCGCATGGCCTGACGGCTTCGCCCTATAAATCCGCCTATATCGCGGCGAAACATGGGATCGTGGGCCTCAGCAAGACCACGGCACTGGAAACCGCGAAGGAGCCGATAACCTGCAATGCTATCTGCCCCGGCTATGTGTTGACCCCGATTGTCGAGAAACAGATCCCCGATACGATGAAGGAATATGACATGAGCCGCGAAGAGGTGATCGAACAGGTCATGCTCACCCGTCAGCCTTCGCGGGAGTTCGCCACCGTCGAGCAGATGGGCGGCACGGCGACTTTCCTCTGCTCGGATGCGGCGGCCCAGATCACCGGTACCACCATCAGCGTCGATGGCGGCTGGACGGCGTTGTAG
- a CDS encoding patatin-like phospholipase family protein, whose amino-acid sequence MGNSKRINLALQGGGAHGAFTWGVLDRLLQQDDLEICGISGTSAGALNGAALKSGMISGGREGARENLDWLWGQVSGISDLRLSHWLAPFGLDKLSQAMEYSLPMAISDSLTRVVSPYAYGPFYRNPLEDVVARFDYGKVGANQPPFFFVCATRVRNGKIRVFEGNEIGPDALLASACLPTIFKAVEIDDAQTGQREAFWDGGYTGNPALFPLFRDDLPEDIIVVNINPLEREDLPTTPQQIQNRINEISFNSSLLREMRAIDFVQRLIADGTFPEGRMKRVHMHMIADDALMAQLSVATKMLPNPAVIGALHEAGVAAADQFLMDHFDDLNQRSSVNLPAMFG is encoded by the coding sequence GTGGGGAACAGTAAACGCATTAACCTCGCCCTCCAAGGGGGGGGCGCGCACGGCGCTTTCACTTGGGGGGTATTGGATCGGCTGTTGCAGCAGGACGATCTGGAAATCTGTGGCATCTCCGGCACCTCAGCCGGGGCGCTGAATGGTGCGGCGCTGAAATCGGGCATGATCTCAGGCGGGCGCGAGGGGGCGCGAGAGAACCTTGATTGGCTCTGGGGGCAGGTGTCGGGCATTTCCGACCTGCGGCTATCGCATTGGCTCGCACCCTTTGGGTTGGATAAGCTCAGTCAGGCGATGGAATATTCGCTGCCGATGGCGATCTCGGATTCGCTCACACGGGTCGTCTCGCCTTATGCTTACGGGCCATTTTACCGCAACCCGCTTGAGGATGTCGTGGCGCGTTTCGACTATGGCAAGGTTGGGGCGAACCAGCCGCCGTTCTTCTTTGTCTGTGCCACGCGTGTGCGCAACGGCAAGATCAGGGTGTTTGAGGGGAACGAGATAGGCCCCGACGCGCTGCTGGCCTCGGCCTGCCTGCCGACGATCTTTAAGGCGGTTGAGATTGACGACGCCCAAACCGGCCAGCGCGAAGCCTTTTGGGACGGCGGTTACACTGGCAATCCGGCGCTGTTTCCGCTGTTTCGCGATGACCTGCCGGAAGACATTATCGTGGTGAACATCAATCCGCTAGAGCGTGAAGACCTGCCGACAACGCCCCAGCAAATCCAGAACCGGATCAATGAGATCAGCTTTAATTCCAGCCTCTTGCGGGAGATGCGCGCGATTGATTTTGTGCAGCGGCTGATTGCGGATGGCACCTTTCCCGAGGGGCGGATGAAGCGGGTCCACATGCATATGATCGCTGACGACGCGCTCATGGCGCAGCTGTCGGTGGCGACCAAGATGTTGCCCAATCCAGCGGTGATAGGCGCGCTGCATGAAGCGGGTGTCGCGGCAGCGGATCAATTCCTGATGGATCACTTTGACGACCTGAACCAGCGCAGCAGCGTCAATTTACCCGCGATGTTCGGCTGA
- a CDS encoding DUF502 domain-containing protein yields the protein MNTPFDPDPAQARRSLVARLRASFLTGLVVIAPVGLTIWLIWTVVGWIDGFVLPLVPKAYHPDRLLQDFLGLDPSMQFNVRGLGVVIFLIFTVLVGWAAKGLIGRSMIRFAESLVERTPVVRTIYSGIKQISETIFAQSERSFETACLIEYPRRGIWALGFISTEAKGEVLKRTDANGEMLSVFLPTTPNPTSGFLLFVPRADVIELDMSVEDAAKLVISAGLVYPPRPGADLPEALALSDPENSAEHRG from the coding sequence ATGAACACACCTTTCGATCCCGATCCCGCGCAGGCCCGGCGTAGTCTTGTGGCAAGGCTGCGGGCGTCTTTCCTGACCGGGTTGGTGGTGATCGCGCCCGTCGGGCTGACCATCTGGCTTATCTGGACGGTCGTTGGATGGATCGACGGCTTTGTGCTGCCGCTGGTACCCAAGGCCTATCACCCTGATCGCCTGCTACAGGATTTCCTCGGGCTGGACCCGTCGATGCAGTTCAATGTGCGCGGCCTTGGGGTGGTGATCTTTCTGATCTTCACCGTGTTGGTCGGCTGGGCCGCGAAGGGTCTTATTGGCCGCTCGATGATCCGCTTTGCCGAAAGTCTGGTGGAACGTACCCCCGTGGTGCGCACGATCTATTCAGGCATCAAGCAGATCTCCGAGACGATCTTTGCCCAATCCGAGCGGAGTTTCGAGACCGCCTGCCTGATTGAATACCCCCGGCGCGGGATCTGGGCGCTTGGGTTTATCTCTACCGAGGCGAAAGGCGAAGTGCTCAAACGCACTGACGCCAATGGCGAAATGCTCTCTGTCTTTTTGCCGACCACACCCAACCCCACCTCGGGGTTCTTGCTGTTCGTCCCCCGTGCCGATGTCATCGAACTCGACATGAGCGTGGAAGACGCGGCGAAACTGGTGATCTCTGCCGGGCTGGTCTATCCGCCGCGCCCCGGTGCCGACCTGCCCGAGGCGCTGGCCCTGTCGGACCCCGAAAACTCAGCCGAACATCGCGGGTAA
- a CDS encoding pseudouridine-5'-phosphate glycosidase, with product MTTAPSALSLTFSAEVAKARESGAAIVALESTIITHGMPYPQNLEVARQVEQDIRDAGAVPATIAVIRGALHIGLDDDQLSDLAQAKDVAKLSRADMAVCIASGGTGATTVAATMIAANLAGIEVFATGGIGGVHKGAEESFDISADLMELAQTPVTVIAAGAKAILDVPKTLEVLETQGVPVITVGQDSFPAFWSAGSDLQSPLRLDDAGAIAKAHRTRVAMGLPGGQLVANPIPADEEIPAAELAPIIAQAQSEADAQGVSGKGVTPFLLQRIFELTEGRSLTANIALVRNNARLGAKIAANLVNLPR from the coding sequence ATGACCACCGCCCCTTCCGCCCTGTCCCTGACCTTCAGCGCCGAGGTGGCCAAGGCCCGCGAAAGCGGTGCCGCGATCGTGGCGCTGGAAAGCACCATCATCACTCATGGCATGCCCTATCCGCAAAACCTAGAAGTGGCGCGGCAGGTTGAGCAGGACATCCGCGATGCCGGGGCTGTCCCTGCCACCATCGCCGTGATCCGGGGCGCGCTGCACATCGGCTTGGACGATGACCAGTTGAGCGATCTGGCCCAAGCCAAGGATGTGGCGAAACTCTCGCGCGCCGATATGGCCGTCTGCATCGCTTCGGGCGGCACTGGGGCCACCACTGTCGCCGCCACCATGATCGCTGCCAACCTTGCGGGCATCGAAGTCTTTGCCACGGGCGGCATCGGCGGCGTGCACAAAGGCGCGGAGGAGAGCTTTGACATTTCCGCCGATCTGATGGAACTGGCACAGACCCCCGTGACGGTGATTGCGGCGGGCGCCAAGGCGATCCTCGACGTGCCGAAAACGCTGGAAGTGCTGGAAACCCAAGGCGTGCCGGTCATCACCGTTGGTCAAGACAGCTTCCCCGCCTTCTGGAGCGCGGGATCCGATTTACAGTCGCCGCTGCGTCTCGATGACGCGGGCGCGATTGCCAAAGCTCACCGCACCCGCGTCGCCATGGGTCTCCCCGGCGGTCAACTCGTGGCCAATCCGATCCCCGCGGATGAAGAAATCCCCGCCGCCGAACTGGCGCCGATTATTGCTCAGGCGCAGTCCGAGGCCGATGCGCAGGGTGTCAGCGGCAAGGGCGTGACCCCTTTCCTGCTCCAGCGCATCTTTGAGCTGACCGAGGGCCGCTCGCTCACCGCCAATATCGCATTGGTGCGCAACAATGCCCGACTGGGGGCCAAGATCGCCGCAAACCTCGTCAACCTGCCGCGTTAA
- a CDS encoding PfkB family carbohydrate kinase, whose amino-acid sequence MTKTVDILCIGSVLWDVIGRSENAMRQGSDMPGRITRLPGGVALNIGMALARFGLTPALLSAVGRDAEGDELIAACSLRGLITDHVYRSDDLPTDRYMAVEGSNGLIAAIADAHSLEAAGDKILRPLEDGSLPAPYKGAVALDGNLTVELLARMAQSPLLAEADLRVAPASPGKALRLTPFLKAGRGTLYVNLEEAGLLCQASFDDSPTAARALLARGALRAVVTDGGNPATVGQGDDIITLTPPSVHVARVTGAGDTFMAAHVAAEHGGAVAQAALKAALDAAALYVSGETKI is encoded by the coding sequence ATGACGAAGACAGTTGACATCCTATGCATCGGCTCCGTCCTGTGGGACGTGATTGGCCGCTCTGAAAACGCCATGCGCCAAGGCTCTGACATGCCGGGGCGTATCACACGTTTGCCGGGTGGCGTGGCGCTAAACATCGGCATGGCATTGGCGCGCTTTGGGCTGACGCCCGCGCTGTTGTCTGCTGTCGGGCGCGATGCGGAGGGGGATGAATTGATCGCCGCTTGCTCCCTGCGCGGGCTGATCACCGATCACGTTTACCGCTCCGACGACCTGCCGACCGACCGCTATATGGCCGTCGAAGGGTCTAACGGGTTGATTGCCGCGATTGCCGATGCCCATTCATTGGAAGCAGCGGGCGACAAGATCCTGCGCCCGCTGGAAGATGGCAGCCTGCCTGCGCCCTATAAAGGGGCCGTGGCGCTGGATGGGAACCTGACTGTTGAGTTGCTCGCCCGCATGGCGCAAAGCCCGCTGTTGGCAGAGGCTGACCTGCGCGTCGCCCCCGCCTCGCCCGGCAAGGCGCTGCGGCTGACGCCCTTCCTCAAGGCCGGTCGCGGCACGCTTTACGTGAACCTCGAAGAGGCCGGGCTGCTCTGTCAGGCAAGCTTTGACGATTCCCCCACCGCCGCCCGCGCCCTGCTGGCCCGTGGCGCGCTCCGTGCCGTGGTGACAGATGGCGGCAACCCCGCCACAGTGGGGCAAGGCGATGATATCATCACCCTCACCCCACCCTCGGTCCATGTGGCCCGGGTGACGGGCGCAGGCGACACATTCATGGCCGCCCATGTGGCTGCCGAACATGGCGGTGCCGTCGCACAAGCCGCCCTCAAGGCCGCACTCGACGCTGCCGCCCTTTACGTTTCCGGAGAGACCAAGATATGA
- a CDS encoding DUF4198 domain-containing protein: MKMSQLSAIIFSVLPAAPAFAHEYWLSPLNYQVESGEKIAAHFRNGEEFVGATFPYLPNRLSRFEIVVEGQAFNLSPRAGDNPALQIPAPGRDALVVVVAETTPSKVTYEEWEKFLSFAEHKDFPKAEADHSANGWSQEKIVESYTRHVKTLIATGSGAGQDAPTGMTTEFVALTNPYDADFEDQMKVALFYQGEPRVDAQIEVFDRAPDDSVTISLHRTNAAGEAVIPVIAGHEYLFDAVVLRPAAEAKTGAEYNPDQPVWETLWAALTFAVPQ; this comes from the coding sequence ATGAAAATGTCCCAGTTGTCCGCTATTATTTTCAGTGTCTTACCGGCAGCACCGGCATTTGCCCATGAATACTGGCTGTCACCGCTGAACTATCAAGTGGAAAGCGGCGAAAAGATCGCAGCGCATTTCCGCAACGGCGAGGAATTTGTCGGCGCGACTTTCCCCTACCTCCCCAACCGGCTTAGCCGGTTTGAGATCGTGGTAGAGGGACAGGCTTTTAACCTCTCTCCCCGCGCAGGCGATAACCCGGCACTACAAATCCCCGCGCCGGGCCGGGATGCGCTGGTGGTTGTGGTGGCCGAAACCACCCCCTCCAAGGTGACCTATGAGGAATGGGAGAAGTTCCTCTCCTTCGCCGAGCACAAGGATTTCCCGAAGGCTGAAGCCGATCACAGCGCCAACGGCTGGTCCCAAGAAAAAATCGTGGAGAGCTATACACGTCACGTCAAAACCCTGATCGCCACAGGCTCGGGCGCAGGGCAAGACGCGCCGACCGGCATGACCACGGAATTTGTCGCCCTGACGAATCCCTATGATGCTGATTTTGAAGATCAAATGAAAGTCGCGCTTTTCTATCAGGGTGAACCCCGCGTTGACGCCCAAATCGAGGTCTTTGACCGCGCACCAGATGACAGCGTCACCATCTCCCTGCACCGCACCAATGCGGCGGGCGAAGCGGTCATTCCTGTGATTGCGGGCCATGAATACCTTTTTGACGCCGTGGTGCTGCGCCCGGCGGCAGAGGCCAAGACCGGCGCTGAGTACAATCCCGATCAGCCGGTTTGGGAAACGCTCTGGGCGGCGCTGACATTCGCGGTGCCACAATAA